A part of Halobacillus shinanisalinarum genomic DNA contains:
- the typA gene encoding translational GTPase TypA: MQHRNDIRNIAIIAHVDHGKTTLVDQMLRYSGTFRENEHVDDRAMDSNDLEKERGITILAKNTAINYNDARINILDTPGHADFGGEVERILKMVDGVLLVVDAYEGCMPQTRFVLKKALEQKLTPVVVLNKIDRPNARPNEVIDEVLDLFIELGADDEQLEFPVVYASALNGTSGDEAEDQNETMDPIFKLIMNNIPAPVDSQDDPLQFQVTLLDYNDYLGRIGVGRVFRGSIKVGQQVSLMKKDGSVKNFRVSKLFGFIGLKRIEIEEAKSGDIIALAGMEDINVGETVCPTTHQEAMEIPRIDEPTLQMTFLVNNSPFAGREGKYVTSRQIEERLLTQLETDVSLRVEPTDSPDAFTVSGRGELHLSILVENMRREGFELQLSKPKVILKEIDGVTCEPMERVQIDTPEDYQGAVMESIGIRKGEMQDMVNDGNGQVRLEFLVPSRGLIGYSTEFMTQTRGYGILNHTFDGYAPLNKGQVGGRRQGVLVSLDKGKSSTYGIMNLEDRGTIFVEPGTEVYEGMIVGEHNRENDLTVNITKEKHLTNVRSATKDTTSTIKKTRQLTLEEAIEYLDDDEYCEVTPEAVRLRKKYLNKNEREKMAKKKKLQNAEI; this comes from the coding sequence ATGCAACACAGAAATGATATTCGTAATATTGCGATCATCGCACACGTTGACCACGGAAAAACAACGCTTGTGGATCAGATGCTCCGCTATTCTGGTACATTCCGTGAGAATGAACACGTGGATGACCGTGCTATGGACTCTAATGATTTGGAAAAAGAACGCGGGATTACAATCTTAGCGAAAAATACCGCGATCAATTATAATGATGCACGAATTAACATTCTTGATACACCAGGTCACGCCGACTTTGGTGGAGAAGTTGAACGTATTTTGAAAATGGTAGACGGTGTATTATTAGTCGTTGATGCCTATGAAGGCTGTATGCCACAGACTCGTTTTGTTCTGAAAAAAGCGTTGGAACAGAAATTAACACCAGTCGTCGTTTTGAACAAAATTGACCGTCCTAACGCTCGTCCTAATGAGGTCATTGATGAAGTGCTTGATTTATTTATCGAGCTTGGTGCCGATGATGAGCAACTTGAATTCCCAGTTGTTTATGCGTCAGCATTGAATGGGACGTCTGGAGATGAGGCTGAAGATCAGAACGAGACCATGGATCCGATCTTTAAGCTGATTATGAATAATATCCCTGCACCGGTCGATTCACAGGACGATCCGCTGCAATTCCAAGTGACGCTCCTTGATTATAATGATTACCTTGGACGTATTGGAGTTGGACGTGTGTTCCGTGGAAGTATTAAAGTCGGACAACAAGTCTCACTTATGAAGAAAGACGGTTCAGTGAAAAACTTCCGCGTGTCTAAGCTGTTTGGCTTCATCGGTCTGAAGCGTATCGAGATTGAAGAAGCGAAGTCTGGGGACATTATTGCTCTTGCAGGTATGGAGGACATTAACGTTGGCGAAACGGTATGTCCAACAACTCACCAAGAAGCAATGGAAATTCCACGTATTGATGAGCCGACCCTTCAAATGACGTTCTTGGTGAACAACAGCCCATTTGCAGGGCGCGAAGGGAAGTATGTGACTTCTCGCCAAATCGAAGAGCGTTTGTTGACTCAACTGGAAACAGACGTAAGTTTACGTGTTGAACCGACAGACTCCCCTGATGCCTTTACTGTATCAGGTCGTGGGGAATTGCACCTATCTATTCTTGTGGAAAATATGCGTCGTGAAGGTTTTGAACTTCAGCTGTCTAAGCCGAAAGTTATTTTGAAAGAAATTGATGGGGTAACTTGTGAGCCGATGGAACGTGTTCAAATTGATACACCAGAAGATTATCAAGGTGCTGTTATGGAGTCAATTGGAATCCGTAAAGGTGAAATGCAAGATATGGTCAATGATGGAAATGGTCAGGTCCGCCTTGAGTTTCTCGTTCCATCCCGTGGCCTCATCGGTTATTCTACTGAATTTATGACGCAAACTCGTGGGTATGGAATTCTAAACCATACGTTCGATGGTTATGCTCCACTAAATAAGGGGCAGGTAGGAGGTCGTCGTCAGGGAGTACTTGTTTCTCTTGATAAAGGGAAATCTTCCACTTATGGAATTATGAACCTCGAGGATCGCGGTACGATTTTCGTAGAGCCTGGTACAGAGGTTTATGAAGGAATGATCGTTGGCGAACACAACCGTGAAAATGATCTTACTGTAAACATTACGAAAGAGAAGCACTTGACTAACGTGCGTTCTGCTACGAAAGATACAACAAGCACCATTAAAAAGACGCGTCAGTTAACGCTTGAAGAAGCCATTGAGTACTTGGATGATGATGAGTATTGTGAGGTTACACCTGAAGCGGTACGACTTCGTAAGAAATATCTTAATAAAAACGAACGTGAGAAAATGGCGAAGAAGAAAAAGCTGCAGAATGCTGAAATCTAA
- the bshB2 gene encoding bacillithiol biosynthesis deacetylase BshB2: MIEKENHVLVIFPHPDDEAFGVSGTIASYINQGTPLTYACLTLGEMGRNLGMPAFATRETLPNIRRVELQKAAEAMGITDLRMVGLRDKTLEFEDNDKMTQLVSDLIVELDPSLVISFYPDYAVHPDHEATARAVVRALERIEPARRPKFHAVAFANNTEEELGKPDVVHNITKVQEQKLNAMRAHISQTARMLEMLDEGIQANDPEALKWITTESFYNYIWDDYQKN; the protein is encoded by the coding sequence ATGATCGAAAAGGAAAACCACGTGCTCGTCATTTTTCCACATCCTGATGATGAAGCATTTGGTGTTTCAGGCACCATTGCTTCCTATATAAATCAAGGCACCCCGCTTACCTATGCCTGTCTAACTCTTGGTGAGATGGGCAGAAACCTTGGCATGCCTGCTTTTGCTACCCGCGAAACACTACCAAACATTCGACGTGTTGAGCTGCAAAAAGCGGCTGAGGCTATGGGGATTACTGATCTTAGGATGGTGGGATTACGCGATAAAACATTAGAATTTGAAGACAATGACAAAATGACCCAGCTTGTCAGTGATTTGATTGTGGAACTCGATCCATCCTTAGTGATCAGTTTTTATCCCGACTATGCCGTTCACCCTGATCATGAAGCAACGGCAAGAGCTGTCGTCCGTGCTTTAGAACGAATCGAGCCTGCCAGACGGCCAAAATTTCACGCTGTGGCTTTTGCAAATAATACAGAAGAAGAACTGGGTAAGCCAGACGTCGTTCATAACATAACAAAAGTTCAGGAACAGAAGCTGAATGCTATGCGTGCTCACATTTCACAAACTGCTCGAATGCTCGAAATGCTCGACGAGGGGATCCAGGCGAATGACCCGGAAGCATTAAAGTGGATCACAACAGAATCTTTTTATAACTATATATGGGACGATTACCAAAAAAACTGA
- a CDS encoding PilZ domain-containing protein has protein sequence MRYKRHETLRYKFKDPLPASFKIIKIDDHAVDTTQGHGHIINMSPGGLRLAINLKLPAKQKVQLFVETTILNHSLHFISDVVWTKPVGSTQHYGLIFIDDHHEEIMKILKEYHKKQQSNFLLG, from the coding sequence ATGCGCTATAAACGTCATGAAACATTACGATACAAATTTAAAGATCCCTTACCAGCCAGCTTTAAAATTATAAAAATCGACGATCACGCTGTTGATACTACTCAAGGTCACGGACACATTATTAATATGAGTCCAGGCGGTCTGCGGTTAGCTATCAACTTAAAACTTCCAGCAAAACAAAAGGTACAGCTCTTTGTTGAGACAACGATACTCAATCACTCTCTTCACTTTATTTCAGATGTCGTTTGGACAAAACCAGTAGGCAGCACACAACATTACGGACTTATCTTTATCGATGACCACCATGAAGAAATCATGAAAATCCTCAAGGAATACCATAAAAAGCAACAAAGTAATTTCCTGCTCGGATAG
- a CDS encoding mannitol-1-phosphate 5-dehydrogenase has protein sequence MLAVHFGAGNIGRGFIGALLSKAGYETVFVDVNGELIDQINERRKYTIELAGSKESFEVTNIAGINSVTNQEDVVAMVAKADLITTAVGPHILPKVAPLIAEGLKERTETVNVIACENMIGGSDLLKEHVLKHLDEEFESRVVKLTGFPNAAVDRIVPDQTHENPLKVTVEPYFEWVVDSSNLKGEKPGIGGMTLVDDLTPYIERKLFTVNTGHAAAAYLGNYYGHQTIHQAMSDSGILSKIKGALHESGDVLIKKYGFTKETHGKYIETILSRFANPDLSDEVTRVGRAPIRKLGPKDRLVRPAVEYIEWNKEIPIHLVEVIAAVLVYEQDQDPEAVELQSLIKEQGYKEALQEVAQLSEDHPLLEAVEKQF, from the coding sequence ATGCTGGCTGTACATTTTGGTGCAGGAAATATTGGTCGAGGGTTCATTGGAGCTTTATTGTCTAAAGCAGGATATGAGACTGTATTTGTTGATGTAAATGGTGAACTTATTGATCAGATTAATGAAAGACGCAAGTACACTATTGAACTGGCGGGCTCAAAGGAGTCATTCGAGGTAACCAATATAGCAGGAATAAATAGCGTGACTAATCAGGAAGACGTTGTGGCTATGGTCGCGAAGGCAGACTTAATTACAACAGCTGTTGGTCCTCATATTTTACCAAAGGTTGCTCCTTTAATTGCTGAAGGGCTAAAAGAAAGAACAGAAACTGTAAATGTGATTGCATGTGAAAACATGATTGGAGGAAGTGATTTACTTAAGGAGCATGTCCTAAAGCATTTGGATGAAGAATTTGAATCACGTGTGGTTAAATTGACAGGATTTCCCAATGCAGCAGTTGATCGCATTGTGCCTGATCAAACCCATGAGAACCCACTTAAAGTAACGGTTGAGCCTTATTTTGAGTGGGTAGTGGATTCCTCTAATTTAAAAGGGGAGAAACCGGGAATCGGTGGGATGACACTTGTAGACGACTTGACACCGTATATTGAAAGAAAGCTGTTTACTGTAAATACAGGACATGCTGCAGCCGCTTATTTAGGGAACTATTATGGACATCAAACGATCCATCAGGCGATGAGTGATAGTGGAATTCTTTCTAAAATAAAAGGGGCGCTTCACGAGTCTGGTGATGTCCTCATTAAAAAATACGGTTTTACAAAGGAAACTCATGGAAAGTATATTGAAACGATTTTATCAAGATTTGCAAACCCTGATCTGTCAGACGAAGTAACTCGTGTTGGTCGGGCGCCGATTCGCAAGCTTGGACCAAAAGATCGCTTAGTTCGTCCCGCAGTTGAATATATAGAATGGAATAAGGAGATACCTATTCATTTGGTTGAGGTGATTGCAGCTGTGTTGGTATATGAACAAGATCAGGATCCCGAAGCTGTGGAACTTCAATCACTGATAAAAGAACAAGGCTATAAAGAGGCATTACAAGAAGTAGCTCAACTAAGTGAGGATCACCCTTTGCTTGAGGCTGTAGAAAAACAATTTTAA
- a CDS encoding BglG family transcription antiterminator: MYISARERKMIELLLLSNETVAIKEIAESLDVSTRTVHRDLQGIETLLMGHDLLLKKTAGKGVIVEGEQENRKSLQEAINNQDAVDYTPEERQVLILSKLLEIKQPIKLFALAHDLGVTVATISYDLDKIEQMINDFQLELIRKRGYGVEVKGSESRIREAISSLIMEHMNELDFIKLLRENVQDSSLDMVSERLLGLVSRDKISLIEQTIETIRPSLNYNLTDQAYIGLVIHIALALERLKQGEFIRMDEDYLHSLRNSKEFKVAGKLIEKLEETFHIEIPEAETGYVTMHLMGAKVRYDTDVIIEDSSLSIAFKAKQLIEFVSKALNHDLQESNQLLNDLVVHLKPSVYRIQQQMDIQNPLTEQIEQDYPELFEIVQDGTAHVFPGMTFPKEEAAYIVMHFASALLNMRETRGLHVLVVCSSGMGTAKILAAKLQQQFYEIEGVEHRSLFDLEKLDHQSYDLTISTIPLSDFTDYVLVNPMLPLKDVHKVQHAVRKAKMNERMKRVKLANPLHVKGESIQSIQQSVESIQHYAATVNQIIEHLAVLQTNESDKQRALIEACEYLQRIQVLNDANKVVHALLEREEVGGLGIPDTKLAIYHAKLREIIQPCFMMITLKKEARVLGMDGEMMASDRFIIMLAPSNLTSRGNEVLSYLSSLIVEEKECTKVLESDDEEQMKNYFSNKLYHFLRNKLTN; encoded by the coding sequence ATGTATATATCTGCCAGAGAAAGAAAGATGATTGAACTACTTTTACTATCGAATGAAACGGTAGCTATTAAAGAAATCGCCGAGTCCCTGGATGTTAGTACGAGAACGGTTCACCGTGATCTCCAAGGAATCGAAACACTCCTGATGGGTCATGATCTTTTATTAAAAAAGACCGCGGGTAAAGGTGTGATCGTCGAAGGGGAACAGGAAAACCGGAAGAGTCTGCAAGAAGCGATCAACAACCAAGATGCTGTTGATTATACACCTGAAGAACGGCAAGTACTCATTCTTTCTAAGCTGCTGGAAATAAAACAGCCTATCAAATTATTTGCGCTTGCCCACGATTTAGGTGTTACTGTTGCCACTATTAGCTATGATCTTGATAAGATTGAGCAGATGATAAATGACTTCCAATTAGAATTGATTCGAAAAAGAGGGTATGGCGTTGAGGTTAAAGGGAGTGAATCACGAATACGGGAGGCGATCAGCTCTTTAATAATGGAGCACATGAATGAATTGGATTTTATAAAGCTGCTCCGTGAAAATGTACAGGATAGTTCCCTCGATATGGTGTCAGAGCGTCTGCTTGGTTTAGTAAGCAGAGACAAGATTTCTCTGATTGAACAGACGATAGAGACCATTCGCCCCTCGCTCAATTATAACTTGACTGATCAAGCTTATATTGGTCTAGTGATTCACATTGCTTTAGCCTTGGAACGCTTGAAGCAAGGAGAGTTTATTCGGATGGATGAGGATTATTTACATTCGTTACGAAATTCCAAAGAGTTTAAAGTGGCTGGGAAGCTTATTGAAAAACTTGAGGAGACTTTTCATATTGAGATCCCTGAAGCGGAGACAGGCTACGTCACCATGCACTTAATGGGGGCTAAGGTCCGTTATGATACGGATGTAATCATTGAAGATAGCAGCCTTAGTATTGCTTTTAAGGCGAAACAGCTTATCGAGTTTGTCTCAAAAGCTCTCAATCACGACCTCCAGGAATCTAACCAGCTGCTCAATGATTTAGTTGTTCATTTAAAGCCGAGCGTTTATCGGATCCAACAGCAAATGGATATCCAAAACCCTTTGACGGAACAAATCGAGCAAGACTATCCCGAGTTGTTTGAAATTGTACAGGATGGGACGGCACACGTGTTTCCAGGCATGACTTTTCCAAAAGAAGAAGCAGCCTATATCGTTATGCACTTTGCATCGGCCCTTCTAAACATGAGAGAGACACGGGGTCTTCACGTGTTAGTGGTTTGTTCAAGTGGAATGGGTACCGCTAAGATTCTTGCTGCAAAGCTCCAACAGCAGTTTTATGAAATTGAGGGAGTAGAGCATCGTTCATTATTTGATTTAGAGAAATTAGATCATCAAAGCTACGATCTAACGATCTCGACGATCCCACTTAGTGACTTTACAGATTATGTACTCGTCAACCCGATGCTCCCATTGAAAGATGTTCATAAGGTGCAGCATGCGGTTCGAAAAGCGAAAATGAATGAGCGAATGAAGCGTGTTAAACTAGCAAATCCTCTTCACGTAAAGGGTGAATCGATTCAGTCTATACAGCAATCTGTGGAGTCCATCCAACATTATGCTGCAACGGTTAACCAAATTATCGAACATCTAGCTGTGTTACAAACGAATGAGTCGGATAAGCAACGCGCGCTCATTGAAGCATGTGAGTATTTGCAAAGGATCCAGGTTCTCAATGATGCAAACAAGGTGGTTCATGCTTTATTGGAAAGGGAGGAAGTCGGCGGGCTTGGCATCCCGGATACGAAATTAGCGATTTATCACGCCAAATTAAGGGAAATTATACAACCATGCTTTATGATGATTACTTTGAAAAAGGAAGCAAGGGTTCTCGGAATGGATGGTGAGATGATGGCTAGTGATCGCTTTATTATTATGCTTGCCCCGAGCAACCTGACTAGCAGGGGAAATGAAGTGTTAAGTTATTTAAGTTCTTTAATAGTGGAAGAAAAAGAATGTACGAAGGTGCTGGAATCTGATGACGAAGAACAGATGAAGAACTATTTTTCCAATAAACTTTATCACTTCTTGAGAAATAAACTTACAAATTAA
- a CDS encoding 4a-hydroxytetrahydrobiopterin dehydratase, whose translation MEQRIPEEEKQTRVNALDGWKLDGKFIVKRYRFEDFLTGIQFVNNVAEYAEDIQHHPFISIDYKMVTIKLTSWQAKGLIDLDLTCADKYDDLYKQITE comes from the coding sequence ATGGAACAACGGATACCTGAAGAGGAAAAGCAAACGAGAGTAAATGCGTTAGATGGTTGGAAGCTTGATGGCAAGTTTATTGTAAAGCGTTATCGATTTGAAGATTTCCTTACTGGGATTCAGTTTGTTAACAACGTAGCTGAATATGCAGAGGATATCCAACATCATCCATTTATCAGCATTGACTACAAGATGGTTACGATTAAATTGACTTCATGGCAAGCGAAAGGGCTAATCGATCTTGATCTCACCTGTGCAGATAAATATGATGACCTTTATAAACAGATAACAGAATAG
- a CDS encoding RluA family pseudouridine synthase codes for MKTKRQGEWLEVTIPKKWDTFTIERILKKEWKVPRKLLHKYRTERSVTLNNESKHWKQTQVYAGDALRIKLFEPQPLEVIPTYFEINVLYEDDHLLVVNKPGGMDTHPNNPDQTNTLVNAVAFYFQASGIEAKPKYVHRLDRDTSGAILFAKHDLAIAMLGELLKKRGISRTYLAWAHGKIKPNNGVINHPIGKDRHHPARRRVSSGGQDAETRYELIKYDAQQKASLVKLKLSTGRTHQIRVHLSYIGHPLLGDELYGGKPAGFGKQALHAAKLSFSHPFTEEVIECLAPPENDTSLFTFEHVQALNQ; via the coding sequence ATGAAAACGAAACGCCAAGGAGAGTGGCTTGAGGTTACAATCCCGAAAAAATGGGATACCTTCACCATTGAAAGGATTTTGAAAAAGGAGTGGAAAGTGCCCAGGAAGCTCCTTCATAAATATCGAACCGAACGCAGCGTAACCTTAAATAATGAATCAAAGCATTGGAAGCAGACACAGGTTTATGCAGGAGATGCGCTTCGAATTAAACTGTTTGAACCTCAGCCGTTAGAAGTAATTCCTACTTACTTTGAGATTAACGTGTTATATGAGGACGATCATTTACTTGTCGTCAACAAACCGGGCGGAATGGATACACACCCAAACAACCCTGATCAAACGAACACGCTTGTCAATGCAGTAGCTTTTTACTTTCAGGCAAGTGGAATTGAAGCGAAGCCAAAATATGTGCATAGATTGGACCGTGATACATCCGGAGCTATTTTATTCGCTAAGCATGACCTTGCGATTGCTATGCTCGGTGAGCTATTGAAGAAAAGGGGGATCAGTAGGACGTATTTAGCCTGGGCTCACGGTAAAATTAAACCAAACAACGGTGTGATTAACCATCCGATTGGCAAAGACCGCCATCATCCGGCACGCAGAAGGGTATCGTCGGGAGGTCAGGATGCCGAAACCCGTTATGAACTAATTAAGTATGATGCTCAGCAAAAAGCCTCCCTTGTTAAATTAAAGCTCAGTACTGGGCGGACACATCAAATCCGTGTTCATTTAAGCTACATCGGCCATCCTTTGCTCGGGGATGAATTATATGGAGGCAAGCCTGCTGGATTCGGCAAGCAAGCCCTTCATGCAGCAAAGCTGAGCTTTTCTCATCCTTTTACAGAAGAAGTAATAGAATGTCTGGCTCCACCCGAAAACGACACGAGTTTATTTACATTTGAGCATGTTCAGGCATTAAACCAGTAG
- a CDS encoding PTS sugar transporter subunit IIA, giving the protein MSTNILTTSNIALNEQFNSKEEAVRYVGSLLHTQGYVEEAYIGQMLEREEVTSTYMGNFVAIPHGTEDGKKSVKETGITIVTVPEGVDFGDGNIVKLLIGIAGKGDEHLEVLSQIALVCSEEENIEKILQAESRGAILSIFEEVN; this is encoded by the coding sequence ATGTCTACAAATATTTTAACAACCAGTAATATTGCTTTGAATGAGCAGTTTAATAGTAAAGAAGAAGCCGTCCGTTACGTGGGAAGCCTTCTCCATACACAAGGATATGTAGAGGAGGCTTACATTGGACAAATGCTTGAACGTGAAGAAGTAACTTCAACATATATGGGGAATTTTGTTGCGATTCCTCATGGTACGGAGGATGGGAAGAAGTCTGTGAAAGAAACGGGGATTACCATTGTGACTGTACCAGAGGGTGTCGATTTTGGTGATGGTAATATTGTTAAGTTGTTGATCGGCATTGCTGGAAAAGGTGACGAGCATTTAGAAGTTTTATCACAGATTGCTCTTGTGTGCTCGGAAGAAGAAAATATTGAAAAAATTCTGCAGGCTGAGTCTAGAGGAGCGATCCTTTCTATTTTTGAAGAGGTGAATTAA
- a CDS encoding FixH family protein, which translates to MKKIVSFLMFSALIIILAACGSSSESEESNASENKEPVMTEVEVKFEKEPLPVKEETVIKAVVTQGEEKVTDADSVEFEIWHNQAGQEKSDTIKAEHAEDGVYKAAYSFNKPGTYQVIAHTQARSMHVMPQVEVKVRGDETAQEESGHDHEKDDHASEQDSHGHSTFMVHFMKDQEFKAAEGSTLAAHINHKEKPFKGAMVKFEISSAQLHKHEFISAKETNPGEYTADYTFPSAGDTR; encoded by the coding sequence ATGAAAAAAATCGTATCATTCCTAATGTTTTCTGCTCTAATTATTATCCTTGCAGCATGTGGATCCTCTAGTGAAAGTGAAGAAAGCAACGCTAGTGAAAATAAGGAACCTGTGATGACTGAGGTTGAAGTGAAATTTGAAAAAGAACCTCTGCCGGTTAAAGAAGAAACTGTAATTAAAGCCGTCGTTACACAAGGCGAAGAAAAAGTGACCGACGCCGATTCAGTGGAATTTGAAATATGGCATAATCAAGCTGGACAAGAAAAATCAGATACGATTAAAGCCGAACATGCAGAAGATGGCGTGTATAAAGCTGCCTATTCATTTAATAAGCCAGGTACCTATCAAGTAATTGCTCATACGCAAGCAAGAAGCATGCATGTCATGCCTCAAGTTGAAGTGAAAGTGAGAGGCGACGAAACAGCTCAGGAAGAAAGTGGTCACGATCACGAAAAAGATGATCACGCTTCTGAACAAGATAGCCACGGGCATAGCACGTTCATGGTTCACTTTATGAAAGATCAAGAATTCAAAGCAGCTGAAGGCTCCACTCTTGCCGCACATATTAACCATAAAGAGAAGCCTTTTAAAGGGGCTATGGTAAAGTTTGAAATCAGTTCAGCCCAACTCCACAAGCATGAATTCATATCGGCTAAGGAAACGAATCCTGGTGAATACACGGCAGACTATACTTTCCCTTCAGCAGGGGATACACGGTGA
- a CDS encoding M3 family oligoendopeptidase → MATYEPTWDLDTIFSGGSNSGELQDYIEVTETLLSELGKLVHQFSPPKNPEQTDKLVVILDNLQETAMHLSEFGAFVSCLSAQNIEDKAAGTLVTKRSELEAQYGNVMTELDQKFIQIDAHVWEGILKDSSLNNLAFVLRERREKVKDKLDLKQEALINDLAVDGYHAWGQMYDTVVGKVKIEMNGEALSVGQAANKLSTSDRGKRKEVFDKLQQAWGEQSDLFSETLNHLSGFRLQTYKHRGWDDVLKEPLEYNRMSEKTLTAMWETISKYKGHYQKFLQRKADLLGLEQLSMYDVGAPIGESEQKMDYNEGAQFIIEQFEKFSPNLAEFTRMAFEKQWIEAEDRPGKRPGGFCTSFPHSEQTRIFMTYSGSPSNVATLAHELGHAYHQHVMNELPIMNQGYAMNVAETASTFAEMIVADAAVKNASNETEKIALLEDKVQRGVAFFMNIHSRFLFETRFYEERKQGTVSTERLNEMMVEAQREAYVDSLDEYDPTFWASKLHFHITDVPFYNFPYTFGYLFSLGVYAKALEEGSYFEDKYIALLQDTGRMTVEDLAKKHLNVNLEGAEFWEYALNLCIADVEEFLELTS, encoded by the coding sequence ATGGCGACTTATGAACCGACATGGGATTTAGATACAATTTTCAGTGGAGGAAGCAACTCAGGTGAATTGCAGGATTATATAGAAGTAACTGAAACCCTTTTAAGTGAACTTGGAAAGCTTGTTCATCAATTTTCACCACCGAAAAATCCAGAACAGACTGATAAACTGGTCGTAATTCTTGATAATCTTCAGGAAACAGCTATGCATTTGAGTGAGTTTGGAGCGTTTGTCAGCTGTCTTTCTGCTCAAAATATTGAGGATAAAGCTGCAGGTACTTTAGTAACGAAGAGGAGCGAGCTTGAGGCTCAGTATGGAAATGTAATGACGGAACTCGATCAAAAGTTTATCCAGATTGATGCCCATGTGTGGGAGGGCATACTTAAAGATTCTTCTCTTAATAATCTGGCATTTGTTTTAAGGGAACGTCGGGAAAAGGTGAAAGATAAACTAGATTTAAAACAGGAAGCATTGATTAATGATTTGGCAGTAGATGGGTACCATGCGTGGGGGCAAATGTATGATACGGTTGTTGGTAAAGTGAAAATTGAAATGAATGGAGAAGCGTTATCAGTTGGACAGGCGGCTAATAAGTTGAGTACTTCAGATCGAGGGAAACGAAAAGAAGTTTTTGATAAATTACAACAGGCATGGGGCGAACAGTCTGATTTGTTTTCAGAAACGCTTAATCATCTGTCCGGATTTAGACTACAAACATACAAGCATCGTGGATGGGATGATGTGCTGAAAGAACCGCTTGAATATAATCGGATGAGCGAGAAGACTTTGACAGCCATGTGGGAGACGATTTCGAAATATAAAGGACATTACCAGAAGTTTTTACAACGGAAAGCGGATTTGTTAGGGCTTGAGCAATTGAGTATGTATGATGTCGGGGCGCCAATTGGTGAGAGTGAGCAGAAGATGGATTATAATGAGGGAGCACAGTTTATCATTGAACAATTTGAAAAGTTCAGTCCGAATCTAGCTGAATTTACTAGAATGGCATTTGAGAAACAGTGGATTGAAGCAGAGGATCGACCTGGAAAGCGTCCAGGAGGGTTTTGCACGAGCTTTCCTCATAGCGAACAGACAAGGATTTTCATGACCTATTCAGGCTCTCCTTCTAATGTTGCGACACTAGCACATGAGCTTGGCCATGCATATCATCAGCATGTCATGAATGAATTGCCGATCATGAACCAAGGATATGCTATGAACGTCGCTGAAACAGCATCGACGTTTGCTGAAATGATAGTAGCAGATGCCGCTGTGAAAAACGCCTCGAACGAAACAGAAAAAATAGCACTGCTTGAGGATAAGGTACAGCGTGGGGTGGCCTTTTTCATGAACATTCATTCGCGTTTTCTGTTCGAAACGAGATTTTATGAAGAACGTAAACAAGGCACAGTCTCAACCGAGCGTTTAAACGAAATGATGGTAGAGGCTCAAAGAGAGGCTTATGTAGATAGCTTAGACGAATATGATCCAACCTTCTGGGCTTCAAAGCTTCATTTTCACATTACTGATGTTCCTTTTTACAATTTTCCTTATACTTTTGGCTATTTGTTCAGCTTGGGTGTGTATGCGAAAGCCCTCGAAGAAGGCAGCTACTTTGAGGATAAATATATCGCTTTACTACAAGATACGGGACGCATGACAGTGGAAGATCTAGCGAAGAAGCATTTGAATGTGAATCTTGAAGGGGCAGAGTTTTGGGAGTATGCACTGAATCTATGCATCGCTGATGTTGAGGAATTTTTAGAGCTTACATCTTAA